The stretch of DNA TGAGTGGCCCATTTCATGATTCACTAGCCATGTCTTATGAGTGTGAATACGGGATGATTTTTGTCCGCTGTAAGGATGGAATAAGCCATAACCCAAAGGAATTTTCAACCTTTGAAGATATCTCATTAGGTACTGAACTTTTATATCGTACAACTGTACAAATTGCACAGGAATAAGAAAATTAAAACGAATGTAGAATGATACTCTACATTCGTTTTGGTTGAAAATACAATTTAAACCTTGTAAAAATAAATTTATCATTGCTACATTTGTGGAACGAGGGGACAGGAATATCGTGCACGCATTTGTTAACAGCAATGTAAAAAAATGTGTGGATAACTTTCCTGTCTCCATGTTCACTTTTAATACTTGTCTCTTTCTAGTAAAATAGTAATATACAAAGATTGTAAATAGGAGTGTAAGCAATTGGAAGAGATGAAAAAATTTCTGAATACATATAGTAAGAAAACGATTGGACTAACAGAGCTTGAACATATGTTCACATCATCTTTTCAATCATACGAGCAATTTGCAAAGGTAGTATTAAAGTTGGAGAAATCAGCCATTTTAGTAATGGTAAAATCGAAAGGGCGAAACAGTAGAATACCGTCTCTTGCTTTTCAATACCGAATTAACAAAAGTCTTCTTGTAGAAGATTTTCATCAAGAACTTGTCCAATATCGTAGACGTTTTCATTCTTCTATTATTTTGGACGAGTATTACTCAAAAGACCAATCTTTATGGAAACAGGACTTACCTTTTATCGAGAAAATAGATGTATACCTTAAACAAAATTCCTTTCCTACAGACCGTGTACCTGCAGCTGAAAGAAGCTATGAAATAGTTGGAGATGAAAAGTGGATAGATGAAAAAGGCGGGAAAGAACTTCTTGAAAGAATTAAATTATTTGATAAGCTTCATATACTACCTGTTTCAGATCCTCTTATGTTAGCAGTACATCCTTCCAATCTATCAAACGACATTCAATATCATTTAATTGTAGAAAATAAAACGACATACCAAGGTTTAGTCGAAGTGTTAAAAGAAACAGACTTCTCAACTATCATTTATGGAAAAGGAAAAGCTGTTATCGCAAGTATTGAACAGTTTCCATTTCAGTTTCCTATTAAAGCAGATCATCGTTTTCTTTATTTTGGAGATATTGACCGTGAAGGAATATCGATATGGTATTCGTTGAATGAGAAGAGAAGAGTCGAACTTGCATTACCTTTTTACAATGCGTGTTTAAAGAAATCACCTGCAAAAGGGAAGGAATATCAAAAAGAAAGATTGGTAGCGCTGGAGTCTTTTGTAAACTGTTTTGAGACTAATCAGCAAGAGCAAATAAAAACATTACTTGCAAACGGACAGTATTATCCACAAGAATCCTTAAATACAAAGGAGTTACAACAGATTTGGAGGGACTATTTTGGACAAGCATGAGTTAAAGGAAATAACGAGTGGATATAGAGAGCGGATGAGAAGGCTTGCATTGTTTGACCCTTTATTTGAACTAGACCGAAAAAGAGAAACAGACATTAATCAGAATACAATAGATATGAAAGGTTTAGGGCTATTATCCTTGCTCTTTTTCTTTGAGAACAAGCTATTAAGGCAATATAAAACGGGAGTAAAAGAACTGGCCTCATTTTTAAAATCTTTAGTATCTTCTCAATACGTATTAAATGATGCGAGCTATGAAAGGTTAGCTCGAACGATTATACAAACTTTTCGACCCACTACTGGTAGAAAAAGAGATTATTCTTATTTTAATTGGGAAGAGCAACGAGAACAATTCATTGAGTACTCGATACTAAA from Sutcliffiella cohnii encodes:
- a CDS encoding Wadjet anti-phage system protein JetD domain-containing protein, translated to MKKFLNTYSKKTIGLTELEHMFTSSFQSYEQFAKVVLKLEKSAILVMVKSKGRNSRIPSLAFQYRINKSLLVEDFHQELVQYRRRFHSSIILDEYYSKDQSLWKQDLPFIEKIDVYLKQNSFPTDRVPAAERSYEIVGDEKWIDEKGGKELLERIKLFDKLHILPVSDPLMLAVHPSNLSNDIQYHLIVENKTTYQGLVEVLKETDFSTIIYGKGKAVIASIEQFPFQFPIKADHRFLYFGDIDREGISIWYSLNEKRRVELALPFYNACLKKSPAKGKEYQKERLVALESFVNCFETNQQEQIKTLLANGQYYPQESLNTKELQQIWRDYFGQA